In Rhipicephalus microplus isolate Deutch F79 chromosome 7, USDA_Rmic, whole genome shotgun sequence, one genomic interval encodes:
- the LOC142767612 gene encoding peroxynitrite isomerase THAP4-like isoform X2, whose protein sequence is MPAKCVAAGCQNTYAAAGISFHAFPKSAKLRKLWLIAVRREKWEPSSHSVLCSAHFQDDDFVHDRSIFDQLPVKMKRLLKPGVVPTIFSHRKPASGKPRPAFEKRRRQEIVRNALASAEAVRVSDGHCMPSTSAGALDAYQAGNRTFSPMTNAELRRCVTHDHNYWKKSRNISSQTDEMLDTRALSKGVHIEFDKELASTGTQCCF, encoded by the exons ATGCCAGCAAAATGCGTGGCTGCAGGCTGCCAGAACACGTATGCCGCGGCCGGGATCAGCTTTCACGCTTTTCCGAAGAGTGCAAAGCTCCGTAAGTTGTGGCTTATCGCAGTGCGGCGAGAGAAGTGGGAGCCGTCGAGTCATTCGGTGCTGTGCTCAGCGCACTTCCAGGACGACGACTTCGTGCACGACCGTTCTATCTTCGACCAATTGCCGGTCAAAATGAAAAGATTGTTAAAGCCTGGCGTGGTGCCTACTATATTCAGTCACCGCAAACCCGCCAGCGGGAAGCCCCGACCAGCGTTCGAGAAGCGTCGGCGACAAGAG ATCGTTAGGAATGCACTGGCGAGTGCCGAAGCTGTCCGTGTTTCCGACGGGCACTGCATGCCGTCGACGAGTGCTGGTGCGCTTGACGCCTACCAGGCTGGCAACCGGACGTTCTCTCCGATGACGAATGCTGAG CTTCGAAGGTGTGTCACTCACGACCACAACTACTGGAAGAAGTCTCGTAACATCTCTTCCCAAACTGACGAGATGCTGGACACACGAGCACTCTCAAAAG GTGTGCATATAGAATTTGATAAAGAACTCGCATCCACGGGGACGCAGTGCTGCTTTTAG
- the LOC142767612 gene encoding peroxynitrite isomerase THAP4-like isoform X4, whose protein sequence is MPAKCVAAGCQNTYAAAGISFHAFPKSAKLRKLWLIAVRREKWEPSSHSVLCSAHFQDDDFVHDRSIFDQLPVKMKRLLKPGVVPTIFSHRKPASGKPRPAFEKRRRQEIVRNALASAEAVRVSDGHCMPSTSAGALDAYQAGNRTFSPMTNAEAVSQPVLVPAKLRDQAHHFQPWILHLYHS, encoded by the exons ATGCCAGCAAAATGCGTGGCTGCAGGCTGCCAGAACACGTATGCCGCGGCCGGGATCAGCTTTCACGCTTTTCCGAAGAGTGCAAAGCTCCGTAAGTTGTGGCTTATCGCAGTGCGGCGAGAGAAGTGGGAGCCGTCGAGTCATTCGGTGCTGTGCTCAGCGCACTTCCAGGACGACGACTTCGTGCACGACCGTTCTATCTTCGACCAATTGCCGGTCAAAATGAAAAGATTGTTAAAGCCTGGCGTGGTGCCTACTATATTCAGTCACCGCAAACCCGCCAGCGGGAAGCCCCGACCAGCGTTCGAGAAGCGTCGGCGACAAGAG ATCGTTAGGAATGCACTGGCGAGTGCCGAAGCTGTCCGTGTTTCCGACGGGCACTGCATGCCGTCGACGAGTGCTGGTGCGCTTGACGCCTACCAGGCTGGCAACCGGACGTTCTCTCCGATGACGAATGCTGAG GCAGTTTCACAACCTGTCCTGGTTCCTGCTAAGCTGAGAGACCAGGCTCACCACTTCCAACCTTGGATCCTGCATCTGTATCACTCGTAA
- the LOC142767612 gene encoding uncharacterized protein LOC142767612 isoform X3, translating into MPAKCVAAGCQNTYAAAGISFHAFPKSAKLPHFQDDDFVHDRSIFDQLPVKMKRLLKPGVVPTIFSHRKPASGKPRPAFEKRRRQEIVRNALASAEAVRVSDGHCMPSTSAGALDAYQAGNRTFSPMTNAELRRCVTHDHNYWKKSRNISSQTDEMLDTRALSKGVHIEFDKELASTGTQCCF; encoded by the exons ATGCCAGCAAAATGCGTGGCTGCAGGCTGCCAGAACACGTATGCCGCGGCCGGGATCAGCTTTCACGCTTTTCCGAAGAGTGCAAAGCTCC CGCACTTCCAGGACGACGACTTCGTGCACGACCGTTCTATCTTCGACCAATTGCCGGTCAAAATGAAAAGATTGTTAAAGCCTGGCGTGGTGCCTACTATATTCAGTCACCGCAAACCCGCCAGCGGGAAGCCCCGACCAGCGTTCGAGAAGCGTCGGCGACAAGAG ATCGTTAGGAATGCACTGGCGAGTGCCGAAGCTGTCCGTGTTTCCGACGGGCACTGCATGCCGTCGACGAGTGCTGGTGCGCTTGACGCCTACCAGGCTGGCAACCGGACGTTCTCTCCGATGACGAATGCTGAG CTTCGAAGGTGTGTCACTCACGACCACAACTACTGGAAGAAGTCTCGTAACATCTCTTCCCAAACTGACGAGATGCTGGACACACGAGCACTCTCAAAAG GTGTGCATATAGAATTTGATAAAGAACTCGCATCCACGGGGACGCAGTGCTGCTTTTAG
- the LOC142767612 gene encoding peroxynitrite isomerase THAP4-like isoform X5, whose translation MPAKCVAAGCQNTYAAAGISFHAFPKSAKLRKLWLIAVRREKWEPSSHSVLCSAHFQDDDFVHDRSIFDQLPVKMKRLLKPGVVPTIFSHRKPASGKPRPAFEKRRRQEIVRNALASAEAVRVSDGHCMPSTSAGALDAYQAGNRTFSPMTNAEVACFGVVRMQPKHH comes from the exons ATGCCAGCAAAATGCGTGGCTGCAGGCTGCCAGAACACGTATGCCGCGGCCGGGATCAGCTTTCACGCTTTTCCGAAGAGTGCAAAGCTCCGTAAGTTGTGGCTTATCGCAGTGCGGCGAGAGAAGTGGGAGCCGTCGAGTCATTCGGTGCTGTGCTCAGCGCACTTCCAGGACGACGACTTCGTGCACGACCGTTCTATCTTCGACCAATTGCCGGTCAAAATGAAAAGATTGTTAAAGCCTGGCGTGGTGCCTACTATATTCAGTCACCGCAAACCCGCCAGCGGGAAGCCCCGACCAGCGTTCGAGAAGCGTCGGCGACAAGAG ATCGTTAGGAATGCACTGGCGAGTGCCGAAGCTGTCCGTGTTTCCGACGGGCACTGCATGCCGTCGACGAGTGCTGGTGCGCTTGACGCCTACCAGGCTGGCAACCGGACGTTCTCTCCGATGACGAATGCTGAG GTAGCTTGCTTTGGTGTTGTAAGGATGCAGCCCAAACATCATTGA